A single window of Archangium gephyra DNA harbors:
- a CDS encoding tetratricopeptide repeat protein, translating to MGVRELKEQALDLYSRRKFTECARTYGKLLELEPRDPHLYVRHAEAWRRAGDRQKAISSYRTAAELLLQLGCEARARAALKVALELDPRDNEVARALERLSHANAPRQAVHVPPSVPPPSRIPEHKRDMVELHTRQANVPGRLALPPAPAAPAAPLPSPAEVRRLSGNTLAMRAAPGTRWVVISSRTPLTAYEVDDLERVMSREFTLEVTVTAEE from the coding sequence ATGGGTGTGCGGGAGCTGAAGGAACAAGCGCTGGACCTGTACTCGAGACGGAAGTTCACCGAGTGCGCGCGCACCTACGGGAAGCTGCTGGAGCTGGAGCCGAGGGATCCCCACCTGTACGTGCGCCACGCCGAGGCGTGGAGGCGGGCGGGAGACAGGCAGAAGGCGATCAGCTCGTACCGGACGGCGGCGGAGCTGTTGCTGCAGCTGGGGTGCGAGGCGAGGGCGCGGGCGGCGTTGAAGGTGGCGCTGGAGCTCGACCCGAGGGACAACGAGGTGGCCCGGGCGCTGGAGCGGCTGAGCCACGCGAACGCGCCGCGCCAGGCGGTGCACGTGCCGCCCTCCGTGCCGCCGCCCTCGCGCATCCCCGAGCACAAGCGGGACATGGTGGAGCTGCACACGCGGCAGGCGAACGTCCCGGGCCGTCTGGCCCTGCCCCCCGCACCGGCCGCGCCCGCGGCGCCCCTGCCCTCTCCGGCCGAGGTCCGCAGGCTGTCGGGAAACACCCTCGCCATGAGGGCGGCGCCGGGGACGCGCTGGGTGGTCATCTCCTCGCGCACGCCGCTGACGGCCTACGAGGTGGATGACCTCGAGCGGGTGATGTCCCGGGAGTTCACGTTGGAAGTGACGGTGACGGCCGAGGAGTGA